The sequence below is a genomic window from Halostella salina.
ATCAGCCCAGTTGTAGCGCATGACGAGGGTTTCCTCGTCTATCTCCTGTGCCAGTTCGTCGACGATCTCGTCGCGTTCGAGGTCGGCGAACTGCTCCAGTTCGTAGGGCTTGACCGTCACCGGCGCGGACTCGCCGTTGGCGACGCGCTCCTGCAGCTTCGCGACGCCGTAGACGAGCGCCTCGGGGCGGGGCGGACAGCCCGGGACGTGGATGTCGACCGGGATGACTTCCTCGGCCCCCTTCACGACGTTGTACCCCTCCTGGAACGGGCCGCCGGAGATGGTACACGACCCCATGCCGACGACGAACTTCGGCTCGGGCATCTGGTCGTAGACGCGCTTCATCCGCGGCGAGAACTTCGAGACGATGGTCCCCGGGACGATCATCACGTCGGCCTGGCGCGGAGAGGCACGGGGGACGCCCGCGCCGAAGCGGTCCAGGTCGTGCTTGACCGCGTAGGTGTGCATCATCTCGATGCTGCAGCAGGCGATCCCGAACTGCAGCATGAACATCGACGACCCCCGCACCCAGTTCATGAACTTGTCGAACTTGGTGAGGATGAAGGGGGAGGCACCGAACGCCTCGCGGAGCTTCGAGTTGAAGCGGTCGTCGACGCCCTCGCCCATGCGGGCCTCTCGCGTCTTGGTCTGTGGGGCTGTACTGTCGACGATCGACTCCCGCGGGTTATCGCTGCTCATTGGTTACCCTCCGTGTTTGCTCAGGGCTTTGCGCCCATTCGACTGCGCCGTTGCGCCACGCCCACGCGAGTGCGACGACGAGAACACCGACGAACACGAGCATCGGAGCCAGCACCTGCATCAGGCTCGCCCCGTTCTCCAGTGCCGAGCGGTACATGACCGTCCACGGGAAGATGAGGACGGTCTCGATATCGAAGACGAGAAACAGCAGGGCGACCATGTAGTACTGGATGTTGAACCGGATCTTGGTCCCCCCCGTCGGGATCTCGCCGCTCTCGTAGGTGGCGCGTTTGCTGTCTTCCGGGACGCTCGGCCGGAGGAGACTCGAAACGCCCATCATTCCGAGCGGAATGAGGAGTCCCACCAGACCCAGCGCGCCGACTGCTATCCACTGGTTCATTCTCCGTAACGTGCGCAGGTTAGAAACGCACCCATATAAGGGTTGATTCTTGCCGTTTTGCCGGGATTCGATTCCACGGCGATTCGTGTCGGGCCGATCCGGGTACTGTGCGGTTCGCCGGCCCCCAGAGGTCGTGAGTCGCAGGCCGATCAGCCGTCCCGGTCGCGGAACCCGGGCGTCCCGAGTTCGTGGAGGTCCCGGGAGACCTCCCCGACCTCCTGCTGGAGGCCGTCGTGGTACGCGACGAGGCGGTCGCGGAGCACCTCGTGCTCGCGCGCGAGGATCTGGACCGCCGACAGCGCCGCGTTGAACGACTTGCCCGCGTCGACGGCGACCAGCGGCGCGCCGGTCGGCATCCCGATGACGCTGTCGACGGACTTCTCCTGAACCGGGACGCCGATGGTCGGGACCGGGTAGGCGATGGAGGCGGTCATGTTCGGGAGGTCGGCGGACTTCCCGCCCGCCCCGGCGATGATCACGTCGACGCCGCGGTCGGCGGCCGTCTCCGCGTAGGCGTACATCAGTTCCGGCGTCCGGTGGGCCGAGACGACGTACGTCTCGAACGTGAACCGAACGTCCGGCGGGTCGTCGTAGTCGGTCAGTTCCTGGAAGCCGAGTTCGCGGAGCGCGTCGTACGCGCCGGGGTCGTCGTCGGTCCCCATCATCACGTCGAGGTCCGAGTCGCTCCCCATGATTATCCCCACGTCGGGCGTCTCGGCGGGGTCGCGGTCCCGCTCGGCCTCGGCTTCGAGCGATGCGATCAGGTCGGAGACGGAGTCTGCCTGTGTCATTGGTGATGGACTCACTCGAAGGTCAGTTCGTCGCGCGTCGCACGGGCCCGTTCGAGCGCCTCGGCCGGGTCGTCGCCGTCGCCGACAGCCGTCACGTGGCCCATTTTCCGGAGCGGGTACACCTCGCGCTTGCCGTACCAGTGGAAGCCGACGCCGGGCGTCGAGAGCGCGTCGTCGACGCCGCGGAGTTCGGCCCGCTGGCGCTCGGCCACGTCGCCGAGCACGTTCGCCATCGCCGTCGGCGCGCGCAGGTCGGTCGCGCCGAGCGGCCGGCCCGTGACCGCCCGGGCGTGCTGTTCGAACTGCGAGGTGAGCGCGCCCTCGATCGTCCAGTGGCCGGAGTTGTGCGGGCGCGGCGCGATCTCGTTGACCGAGATGTCGCCGTCCTCGGTCTCGAACAGCTCGATCCCGTAGGTCCCACGCCCGTCGAGCAGTTCCAGCACGTCGCGGGCGACCGACTGCGCGCGCTCGCGGACGGCGTCGCTCGTCCGCGCCGGGACGACGGTTTCCCGGAGGATCTCGTCCTCGTGGACGTTCTCTCCGACGGGGAAGGTCGCGACCTCGTCGTCGCCCTTGACGCCGATGACGGACACCTCGCGCTCGAAGTCGACGAACGACTCGACCATCGCACCCC
It includes:
- a CDS encoding NADH-quinone oxidoreductase subunit A yields the protein MNQWIAVGALGLVGLLIPLGMMGVSSLLRPSVPEDSKRATYESGEIPTGGTKIRFNIQYYMVALLFLVFDIETVLIFPWTVMYRSALENGASLMQVLAPMLVFVGVLVVALAWAWRNGAVEWAQSPEQTRRVTNEQR
- a CDS encoding AIR carboxylase family protein; this encodes MTQADSVSDLIASLEAEAERDRDPAETPDVGIIMGSDSDLDVMMGTDDDPGAYDALRELGFQELTDYDDPPDVRFTFETYVVSAHRTPELMYAYAETAADRGVDVIIAGAGGKSADLPNMTASIAYPVPTIGVPVQEKSVDSVIGMPTGAPLVAVDAGKSFNAALSAVQILAREHEVLRDRLVAYHDGLQQEVGEVSRDLHELGTPGFRDRDG
- a CDS encoding NADH-quinone oxidoreductase subunit B; the protein is MSSDNPRESIVDSTAPQTKTREARMGEGVDDRFNSKLREAFGASPFILTKFDKFMNWVRGSSMFMLQFGIACCSIEMMHTYAVKHDLDRFGAGVPRASPRQADVMIVPGTIVSKFSPRMKRVYDQMPEPKFVVGMGSCTISGGPFQEGYNVVKGAEEVIPVDIHVPGCPPRPEALVYGVAKLQERVANGESAPVTVKPYELEQFADLERDEIVDELAQEIDEETLVMRYNWADSP
- a CDS encoding 5-(carboxyamino)imidazole ribonucleotide synthase; amino-acid sequence: MTSPLSTPGPTLGVVGGGQLGRMLGEAAAPLGVELVVLDPTPDCPASPVARDQIVAEFDDEAAVHELAERADYLTFEIELADPDLLAAASEAAGVPVHPDPGTLRTIQDKLVQKRTLADAGIPVPPFRAADDADDLRAALDDLGTPAMVKARTGGYDGRGNAPIDDPDDAEDVLAAVGADDGGAMVESFVDFEREVSVIGVKGDDEVATFPVGENVHEDEILRETVVPARTSDAVRERAQSVARDVLELLDGRGTYGIELFETEDGDISVNEIAPRPHNSGHWTIEGALTSQFEQHARAVTGRPLGATDLRAPTAMANVLGDVAERQRAELRGVDDALSTPGVGFHWYGKREVYPLRKMGHVTAVGDGDDPAEALERARATRDELTFE